In Pyrus communis chromosome 11, drPyrComm1.1, whole genome shotgun sequence, the sequence ccccacaagtcccctacatgattgcataatagagatacaagcaagaatcattacgctctatgaaaattataagtgttgacggggcattcgttactatgattgcatgaaacttatgccaagaattcgtttaacgcgattgtttataagcaacctccactacttgtgaatataagtttgtaactattaggtgaaactcacttatattctagcgtcaaattcatgcatgaaaattaagtgtgcactctcaataaacatacataaataagttatcaatcaaatagttaaacaaattgaatccacaacttatgaaacgcaattagaagtaatcaaatcaaaatgcaagcataaacatttatttcgaatcccccctagccaaggggggtttagttcctcataactttgaaatcaaagaaacacctaaacattccaacaactcaaacttgaattgtatgaacgtttaggcactcttctcttccattcctcatacgtacaaaacaaagagaattgaatttaaacattgaaatcaaagaaacacctaaacattccaacaactcaaacttgaattgtatgaacgtttaggcactcttctcttcctcgttgttgtatcacaaggtctaaggtgagttttgggatagtgtgaagtgttttggagggatggggagtggttggagtggtgtttggattagtagggaaactcacggatgatttctggtggtgttttggatgattttctgaatatggacgaattgaatgagaatgaatgcaatggatgcttatttataggtgaaatggggggaacatgacagctaggagggaatgtggctgcatgtttgaatgattaaaggatgcatgtgggttggaattgcatgtgcaatgaatatgtggctgcatgtgcaaggggacaatctgaaaatgcatgtgaaagcatgtgttggctgcaatgatgaaatggatgggagtgcatgtggcttaattaattaaagggagtgcatgtgcaatgttttaaaggatggaatgcatgtgaatatgatggaaatctgatatggtgatgggagatgcatgtggctgatttatgcatgtgattaaagggagtgcatgtttggttgttgttggtgcaatgatggaggaacaagtgcatgtggctgaaatgtggaaggtgtgtggctacttcaagtaggaatccttgtgacatcaactcttcaatttcgtccattccttttgctccaaatataagttatcccttccaagtccaattttgctccaaaatgcatctttttgcttccttagccacatgaacctaaaaacacacgaaaatggcttaaacgccaaaaacaactatgaattaacaatataaatgcacgaaaacaagctaaataagtcgcctaaatatgctcctatcaatagtcGGATGCAAGGATAGTCAGAGGTTACTGGTGTCTCATTTCATGACTATGTGAggaggttcaaagcagagaaggcaaGGATAGTCAGATGCAACGACTCGATAGCTAgagcagccttccaaaaaggacttctAGCTGACCACCCGCTATTCCGAAAAtcgatcatgaaagaagatctaactatAGCAGACTCTTTCGCTCTGGCAGAGAAACATACACTTTGGGATGAGGCAAACCAATGCACATTCAAGGACTTGAAAAAGTACTCGACATCACCTCACTACTATCCAAACCGGAAGCAGAGGAAgattgattcacatgtttgacggtatctgaagcagcaataagctctaccatcATACGGGAACAGCTGGGGGCCCAACTACCTGTATTCCACAATTCAAAAGCTCTCATCGATGctatcaaaaattcaaaagctaactttggcaaTAATTATTGCAACCCAAAAGCTTAAGTTTTACCTTCAAACGCACGTAGTCATCCTCATGACGCATTATTCCGCCCAATCCAAACACGTGACGATAAAGGCGTAGACCCAAGCGGATGCAAAGTTTTCTGATAAACGTAACAACTCGGCCCAAAAAAACATGCCAAGGGCAGACGAACACTGGAATGACACACTCGGAAGCAAGTTTTGTCTTCGTCgccccaaaagattctacataggagCAACATGTACCGACAGTTAAGCACTACCTTCTGTTACGCGTCATACGGCCCTAGTCGACCCTTGCTCCATAATTTAGCTCTAGAATGGTCTAATATCGGCACTTGAGCATTTCTTGCTACGTGTAACATGGCCCCACACGACTCCCTACCATGCACCAAGATGCTAAGAAGTCAGTACAAAAGTGAGATCACTGCCAGCGCTACAAGCCGATATTAGCACTGCCTACCAGCGAGCTATACCCATATACGAGTCCTTGGCCATTCATGCAGTAGGCAATCGACCTAGTAGGACTTATGCCGTTTGCTACTAGGGGCAGAGGCATAATGATCGTGGCaactgactacttcaccaaatgggtagaagcagagcCCAAGGTGACCACGACTTAAACGGACATAGAGCACTTCATAtagaggaacatcatttgctgATTTGGCATCCCACAGTCCATCGTCACAAACAATGGCCCACAATTCGTGGGCAAAAGTATggtgaagttcttccaaaagtatggtaTTAAGCATCACATGTCCACGCcgagatatcctcaaggcaataggcgggccgaagcatccaacaagataaTCCTTGACTACCTCAAGAAAACCCTCGCCaataagaagggaaaatggccaaacGAACTTCTTAGatgtctatgggcatatcgcaccaccaaaagacgagcAACCGGTGATACTCCTTTCTCTTTGGTATTTGGctcagaagcaatcattcatcccAATGTCATCAAGTCAAGTATCACCGCTCTACTACTAAGCATTGAGCAGAACAGTAAGGAGATAGCCATAAGCTTAGATCTAACAGAGGAGAAGCGCGAGCAGGCCATCACCCTCATCGCAGCCTACCCGCAGCAGCTCATCTCTaactacaacaaaagggccaagatccggAAGTTCCATCCcgaagatctagtcctaagcCTTCATCACTGCCTCCAGAGaaagctccaaaaagatggatctcatctgggaaggtccgtacaaAATTAGTTGAGTAGGCGATAAGAGTAATTACACCCTCGCCACCATGAAACAACAAAAGATTGAAAAACAGTGGAGCGCCTACAATATGAGGAAGTGCCATGTGTGACCTCCcactacatcaaagcccgaagaCTCAACCAGCTCGACGTGCACCACCTCACAAGCCGatgactatccagttgttatgtagTTCCTACCTTACAGCTAAGTTCTCATTCGTTTCGTTAGTTTTtaaatgaggaattcagaaatAATCACAATTTGGCTCGGTTGTATGCTTATAACAATTGATCActcctgcacttcaaaagaagaccgTGCCCTTTTTAAGGACTCATTGCAGGAATTACACCCCTCGAGGGACCAACCATGttttccagtgcgagagggcaaaccaattccccgacacccatatgggtcagCTTTCCAAGACGGGaggataaactctacactcCGAATATCTAGACGTGGATGAGCCTGGCTACCTTAGTATAACTAGATACATGATGGCATGCACGGGGATTCCCaaaagtagccacaatggtttttttcaaggcttagctaaatGAAGGATTTTgcgtctcttggcctaatctgTGGGGAACCGGGCCCTACGTAGCACATTACGCAGTACATCCAATGGACGActgccctggaaccctaaagctgctaccgaGTGCACTGGTAGCCTACAGTTTCCAGAAGACTCCCTACGACTTACCCTTTGAGC encodes:
- the LOC137707741 gene encoding uncharacterized protein translates to MVKFFQKYGIKHHMSTPRYPQGNRRAEASNKIILDYLKKTLANKKGKWPNELLRCLWAYRTTKRRATGDTPFSLVFGSEAIIHPNVIKSSITALLLSIEQNSKEIAISLDLTEEKREQAITLIAAYPQQLISNYNKRAKIRKFHPEDLVLSLHHCLQRKLQKDGSHLGRSVQN